A genomic stretch from Anas platyrhynchos isolate ZD024472 breed Pekin duck chromosome 39, IASCAAS_PekinDuck_T2T, whole genome shotgun sequence includes:
- the LOC140001242 gene encoding peptidyl-prolyl cis-trans isomerase-like: MLRRSKAEVERCVASVQASAASRREGGDVTNHDGTGGRSIYGDAFEEESFEVKHTGPGLLSMANRGRATNNSQFFTTLKTVEALDFKHVVFGFVTDGTDVVKKLESFGSPNGLVSGRVVITDCGQIENSGF, translated from the exons ATGTTGAGGCGCAGCAAGGCCGAGGTGGAGCGCTGTGTCGCCTCCGTGCAGGCCTCTGCGGCTTCTCGGAGAGAG ggaggtGATGTAACTAACCATGATGGAACAGGTGGACGGTCAATTTATGGAGATGCATTTGAAGAAGAGAGCTTTGAAGTGAAGCACACGGGTCCTGGATTGCTGTCGATGGCAAATAGGGGTCGGGCTACGAATAACTCTCAGTTCTTCACAACACTCAAAACAGTAGAAGCCTTGGACTTTAAACAcgtggtgtttggttttgtgacaGATGGAACGGATGTTGTGAAAAAGCTCGAATCCTTTGGTTCTCCCAACGGGTTAGTAAGTGGAAGAGTTGTCATTACAGACTGTGGGCAAATAGAGAATTCTGGCTTTTGA